One window from the genome of Montipora foliosa isolate CH-2021 chromosome 5, ASM3666993v2, whole genome shotgun sequence encodes:
- the LOC138002899 gene encoding extended synaptotagmin-3-like yields the protein MRDKSSPILRRLVQAFSKNYQRRLFFYLIVASMLWLWGRWDMSFAWILVIISIYLLGEYRSQGRKRKRRTFHQLSDESNFSKVGSFKLPPQHLTDKEKAAWINEIINRSWSSIEGLTRSILIEHMEPELQKRLPAALKSLRFDKIELGKIPPYIGNITSYGRQGNSRPSEYMMDVDLFYKGDAQVKFTVKNVKMGITDFQVHGTLRIILKPLFSFPPIIGGVTVFFLKRPNIAFNLTNMLNVLEIPGLNKTLRHIVDDVIAANVVLPNRIAIPLAGRVDVSDLQYPVPEGLLRVHLVEARELVASDASLIGSGSSDPYAVLEVGAQTFRTETKKNDLNPVWQETFEAFVDNSEGQELQISLYDNDVTSKDTILGKVNLNICSVVGGGALDIWMPLSKAKQGKVHLKVDWFSLSSHPLHFKYTKEPESVAVLIVKLIKVTNLPSRKKSALTRKVHCVVTVGKNSLSSACANGDEPTWNESLQFLLTDPHEEARVEVMEGDSSMGFVLFSARKLIELQDMTLQDTFPLQSTTAGNGNGSCVTCKFVLRALKAVGAPVASGFLKTDRKFQACDDNDHCPQRLDTPTMIPEVDGHGSSLSTENFSGGSTEKASTSGSGSVCNSSPSGSIIDEGSKGQDLDVSGLDYLSRGEVSLSLIYNHRRNRLMVTILNAKIISSSLPASKAKLYVQTNLLPSRSKKTVRKTFTFPGNLNPIFNESFDYVIGLDQLVDRELQVAVQNEKRVQLARKQRELIGSSSIKLCDLSLSAGVTLTCELNK from the coding sequence atgcgagataaaagcAGCCCGATCTTACGAAGATTAGTCCAAGCTTTCTCGAAGAATTATCAAAGGcgacttttcttttatttaattgtGGCTTCCATGCTGTGGTTATGGGGAAGATGGGATATGAGCTTTGCGTGGATCTTGGTGATAATTTCAATCTATTTACTAGGGGAATATCGTTCGCAAGGAAGAAAACGAAAGCGGCGTACATTCCATCAATTGTCGGACGAATCGAACTTCTCGAAAGTCGGTTCTTTCAAGTTACCGCCCCAGCATCTTACAGACAAGGAGAAAGCTGCGTGGATCAATGAAATAATTAATAGATCATGGTCGTCGATCGAGGGATTGACACGAAGTATCTTGATCGAACATATGGAGCCAGAACTACAGAAAAGGCTCCCAGCGGCGTTGAAGAGTTTGCGTTTTGACAAAATTGAACTCGGCAAAATACCACCGTATATCGGAAATATAACTTCGTACGGTCGCCAGGGCAACAGCCGGCCTTCCGAATATATGATGGATGTCGATCTGTTTTACAAAGGCGATGCAcaagtgaaatttaccgtgaaaAATGTGAAAATGGGAATTACGGATTTCCAAGTTCACGGAACGCTTCGAATAATTTTAAAACCCTTGTTTTCCTTTCCGCCAATCATCGGTGGAGTTACGGTATTTTTCCTTAAGAGGCCGAACATTGCTTTTAATTTGACCAATATGCTGAATGTACTGGAGATTCCCGGACTGAATAAAACCCTGCGGCATatcgttgatgacgtcatagctgcCAATGTTGTCCTTCCAAATAGGATTGCAATTCCATTGGCGGGAAGAGTGGACGTCAGCGACTTGCAATACCCGGTCCCCGAGGGACTGCTACGCGTTCATTTAGTAGAAGCGAGGGAACTGGTAGCTTCAGATGCTTCATTAATCGGTTCGGGTTCCTCAGATCCCTACGCAGTCCTTGAGGTCGGCGCTCAAACATTTCGCACCGAAACGAAGAAAAATGATTTGAACCCAGTATGGCAGGAGACGTTCGAAGCATTCGTGGACAATTCAGAAGGACAAGAATTGCAAATTTCCCTTTATGACAATGATGTCACTTCAAAAGATACAATACTCGGCAAGGTTAATTTGAACATCTGTTCTGTCGTCGGAGGGGGCGCCCTGGACATTTGGATGCCTCTAAGTAAGGCCAAACAAGGTAAAGTCCACTTGAAGGTTGACTGGTTTTCCCTCAGTAGTCATCCCCTTCATTTCAAATACACCAAAGAACCCGAAAGCGTAGCAGTCTTGATAGTCAAGTTGATCAAGGTGACGAATCTCCCAAGCCGTAAGAAATCCGCATTGACAAGAAAGGTGCATTGTGTGGTGACTGTAGGAAAAAACTCCCTATCTAGCGCATGCGCGAATGGAGATGAGCCAACATGGAATGAATCACTGCAATTTTTGTTGACTGATCCGCATGAAGAAGCCCGTGTTGAAGTCATGGAAGGCGATTCTTCTATGGGGTTTGTGTTGTTCTCTGCTAGAAAGCTCATAGAACTGCAAGACATGACTTTGCAGGACACTTTTCCATTGCAAAGCACCACTGCCGGAAACGGAAATGGGAGCTGCGTCACATGTAAGTTTGTTCTGCGTGCTTTAAAGGCTGTGGGCGCCCCCGTCGCTTCCGGTTTCTTGAAGACTGACCGGAAGTTTCAAGCATGCGATGATAACGACCACTGTCCTCAAAGGCTGGACACACCGACAATGATCCCGGAAGTTGATGGTCATGGTTCCTCTTTATCCACTGAGAATTTCAGCGGTGGATCAACTGAGAAGGCGTCAACTTCCGGTTCTGGTTCAGTATGTAATTCCTCGCCAAGTGGTAGCATTATTGATGAGGGCTCTAAGGGGCAAGATCTCGATGTCTCGGGACTAGATTACCTCTCCCGAGGAGAAGTCTCATTGAGTTTGATCTACAATCATCGAAGAAACCGCCTCATGGTAACCATTCTCAACGCCAAAATAATATCCTCGTCCTTGCCGGCTTCCAAAGCAAAACTTTACGTTCAAACCAATCTGCTACCTTCTCGATCCAAGAAAACTGTGCGCAAAACGTTTACTTTCCCAGGAAATTTAAATCCCATATTCAATGAGAGTTTCGACTACGTCATCGGACTCGATCAGTTAGTGGATAGAGAATTGCAAGTTGCTGTTCAAAACGAGAAGCGAGTACAATTAGCGCGGAAACAGCGTGAATTGATCGGATCATCTTCTATTAAACTCTGTGACTTGAGTTTGTCTGCTGGCGTGACGCTTACTTGCGAGTTGAACAAATAA
- the LOC138003561 gene encoding extended synaptotagmin-3-like — protein sequence MSCKLEEKVEPVTLEPKPAYKRIWYNFRHMSRDQRSEFLLLFGVSFALWLVGHFHFSFAWIIMILMIFVGWEFQMDKKEKRRERMEKALKSSFIDKVKDLPSWVCLPQKEQAEWVNRIMDQMWPYVNEMVCKIIKENVEPEMQKNMPSALSTLYFETIDLGNTPPYVANVTSYKSKEDRKSEFIFDMDLCYNGDATIELSVKKFKLGMSNIEVRGILRVIFKPLVSEYNPIGGVTVFFLNRPKLKFDLTNLLNVLDFPGLKSSLRRITGDAVSSFVVLPNRVVVPLAAGVDASDLQYPIPEGVLRVKVVEAKDLLAKDIGILKKGKSDPYVVIRVGAQSFRTKIVQNNLNPEWNETFEAFVDNAEGQRVEAIVYDENTASKDTKIGSVDTNIAPVVETGHRDMWLHLEGVKQGRIRLQLSWFALSSSPSDLSPPLGNGHSVVALIVKPISASDVPVTSGREGALRSVYCEITVGESTLQTFQCTRSGEDLEWKQALRFLVGDPEGQEAVIKIVEAKGTKLLGRMSLKIRSLMNKQGLTIEENFPLEKSGEKTTLTCRFTLKILKQSNTGASSRTTSGVTEVDSSVKVPQSRLIPAVIISADGDDQEPKENGEHDRDSDTGSTYDGSIYGVDSHYGGSDDDLTSRGHVELHLKYSHLKNRLYVVIKRVKDLVSRDSPEKTNPLVRVYLLPDRSKRTRRVTKQLRGTLEGVFNETFEYFVGLDQLREMQIEVAVKSDRGFTVGRARNRLIGIAVVDLSEKALTEGCDVTLELRKFSLTF from the exons ATGAGTTGTAAGTTGGAAGAGAAGGTTGAGCCCGTTACACTCGAGCCAAAGCCAGCTTACAAGAGAATCTGGTACAATTTTCGGCACATGTCTCGCGACCAGAGGAGCGAGTTTTTGCTGCTTTTCGGCGTCTCATTTGCATTATGGCTGGTCGGCCATTTTCATTTCAGCTTTGCCTGGATTATCATGATCTTAATGATCTTCGTTGGCTGGGAATTTCAAATGGACAAGAAGGAAAAACGAAGAGAGCGCATGGAGAAGGCTTTAAAGTCCTCTTTCATCGACAAAGTGAAAGATCTTCCATCGTGGGTCTGTTTACCTCAAAAAGAGCAAGCGGAGTGGGTGAATCGCATCATGGATCAAATGTGGCCGTACGTAAATGAGATGGTATGCAAAATTATCAAGGAAAACGTGGAGCCCGAAATGCAGAAAAACATGCCGAGTGCCTTAAGCACGCTGTATTTCGAGACGATCGACCTCGGGAACACGCCGCCATACGTGGCAAATGTCACCTCTTATAAGAGTAAGGAAGACAGGAAGTCGGAATTTATTTTCGACATGGATTTGTGTTACAATGGCGACGCCACGATAGAGTTGTCAGTCAAAAAGTTCAAGCTGGGAATGTCCAACATCGAAGTCCGTGGTATTCTCcgagttattttcaaaccacttGTTTCGGAATACAATCCTATCGGTGGAGTGACTGTGTTTTTCTTGAACAGGCCGAAGTTGAAATTCGACTTGACTAATCTACTGAATGTTCTAGATTTTCCCGGACTTAAAAGTTCTCTCCGCCGAATCACGGGCGATGCCGTCTCATCGTTTGTCGTGCTGCCGAACCGAGTTGTTGTGCCTCTCGCTGCAGGAGTCGATGCCAGCGATTTGCAGTACCCGATCCCCGAAGGTGTCCTTCGAGTGAAAGTCGTGGAAGCGAAAGACCTGCTCGCGAAAGACATCGGCATCTTGAAGAAGGGAAAATCGGATCCTTATGTGGTCATTCGAGTGGGTGCACAAAGCTTTCGTACCAAGATCGTACAAAATAACCTCAACCCGGAATGGAACGAGACCTTCGAAGCGTTTGTCGACAATGCCGAAGGGCAGCGAGTCGAGGCAATCGTCTACGATGAAAATACTGCGTCGAAAGATACAAAGATTGGTTCGGTCGACACTAATATAGCACCTGTTGTGGAGACGGGCCACCGTGATATGTGGCTGCATCTGGAGGGGGTAAAACAAGGAAGGATTCGTCTGCAACTGTCCTGGTTCGCCCTCAGTTCTTCGCCATCAGATCTGTCTCCTCCCCTTGGGAACGGCCATTCTGTGGTAGCGCTCATTGTCAAGCCCATATCAGCGTCCGATGTGCCAGTGACCAGTGGTAGAGAAGGGGCGTTGCGTAGTGTCTACTGCGAGATAACCGTGGGTGAGAGCACTTTGCAAACCTTTCAATGCACGAGAAGCGGAGAAGACCTGGAATGGAAACAGGCCCTTCGATTCCTTGTGGGAGATCCCGAGGGACAGGAAGCTGTGATCAAGATCGTGGAAGCCAAAGGAACCAAGCTCTTGGGCCGGATGTCCCTCAAAATCCGCAGTTTGATGAACAAACAAGGCCTTACTATTGAAGAAAATTTCCCCTTGGAGAAGTCAGGCGAGAAGACCACACTGACTTGTCGCTTCACTCTGAAGATCCTCAAGCAGAGCAATACTGGAGCGAG TTCTAGGACTACGTCTGGCGTTACCGAAGTTGATTCCTCGGTCAAGGTTCCCCAGTCCCGTCTAATTCCTGCCGTTATCATAAGCGCAGATGGTGACGATCAAGAGCCGAAAGAAAACGGTGAACATGATAGAGACTCGGATACCGGAAGTACTTATGACGGAAGTATCTATGGTGTTGACAGCCACTATGGGGGTTCTGATGATGATCTGACCAGCAGGGGACATGTGGAACTGCACTTGAA ATACAGCCATCTGAAGAATCGTCTTTACGTCGTCATAAAACGAGTCAAAGACCTTGTGTCACGTGACTCGCCCGAAAAGACCAATCCATTGGTTCGTGTTTACTTGTTACCAGACCGTTCCAAACGAACCCGGCGCGTCACAAAACAGCTGAGAGGAACCTTGGAGGGAGTTTTCAACGAGACCTTCGAATACTTCGTGGGCCTTGATCAACTGCGAGAAATGCAGATAGAGGTCGCTGTCAAGAGTGATCGTGGGTTCACCGTGGGGCGCGCCCGCAATCGCCTTATTGGAATAGCGGTGGTGGATCTGTCGGAAAAGGCTCTTACAGAGGGATGTGACGTAACCTTAGAGCTGAGAAAGTTTAGTCTCACGTTTTGA